In a genomic window of Longimicrobium sp.:
- a CDS encoding VanZ family protein produces the protein MTDSGRSPQRIASLAVLLAVLVAVLAPQPGRDYPITWCLACGERAGSDAVRNLLLFVPLGMVAAGWLRPAALAAAACAALSLGVEAAQVWIPGRDPALSDFLFNSLGAAAGVALARSRSVWLRPSRRGAGRLVLGWAALVWAAVAATGWLLAPATWSPRLAVAERDGDDLILRVHTRAEWLHLDQPVVRWRGALRGVGAEAGERFLATQGRGGWCMRAGARRRCGMGATAGSGWGMIVFPDAIARRIGSLVDAAWAAFLFVPLGFWLRRGRISIAAMGIAFAVLAVLPALGLLARTPAPEWLGAAMGIAAGVGLARVVGSEGE, from the coding sequence GTGACCGATTCCGGCCGCAGCCCGCAGCGCATCGCCTCCCTCGCCGTCCTGCTGGCGGTGCTCGTGGCCGTGCTGGCGCCGCAGCCGGGGCGCGACTACCCGATCACCTGGTGCCTGGCGTGCGGCGAGCGGGCGGGCTCGGACGCGGTGCGCAACCTTCTCCTCTTCGTCCCGTTGGGGATGGTGGCGGCGGGGTGGCTCCGCCCGGCGGCGCTGGCCGCGGCCGCGTGCGCCGCGCTCTCGCTGGGCGTGGAGGCGGCGCAGGTGTGGATTCCCGGCCGCGACCCGGCGCTCAGCGACTTCCTGTTCAACTCGCTCGGCGCCGCCGCCGGGGTGGCGCTCGCCCGCTCGCGATCGGTGTGGCTGCGGCCGTCGCGGCGCGGCGCGGGGCGGCTGGTGCTCGGGTGGGCGGCGCTGGTGTGGGCCGCGGTCGCCGCGACGGGGTGGCTCCTCGCGCCCGCGACCTGGTCGCCGCGCCTCGCCGTCGCCGAGCGGGATGGGGACGACCTGATTCTCCGCGTCCACACCCGCGCGGAGTGGCTCCACCTCGACCAGCCCGTGGTGCGCTGGCGCGGCGCCCTCCGCGGCGTCGGCGCGGAAGCGGGGGAGCGCTTTCTCGCGACACAGGGGCGCGGCGGATGGTGCATGCGTGCCGGCGCGCGGCGGCGCTGCGGGATGGGGGCGACGGCGGGGAGCGGGTGGGGGATGATCGTCTTTCCCGACGCCATCGCCCGCCGCATCGGCTCGCTGGTGGATGCGGCGTGGGCGGCGTTCCTCTTCGTTCCGCTCGGATTCTGGCTGCGCCGCGGCCGCATCTCCATCGCCGCGATGGGTATCGCGTTCGCGGTGCTGGCGGTGCTTCCCGCGCTGGGCCTGCTGGCGCGGACGCCCGCGCCGGAGTGGCTGGGCGCGGCGATGGGGATCGCGGCGGGGGTGGGGTTGGCGCGGGTGGTTGGCTCGGAGGGCGAATGA
- a CDS encoding L,D-transpeptidase, translating to MLRRFPTLAAALAALALAAPAAAQPAQPAPPVPLPGPEASAGPASPLRDQALNARGVRLVVSLYDRQVWLMDGRIALYTAPVAVGKEVVMEYEGRVWDFTTPRGIRRVLGKERNPMWTAPDWHYVELAAMQGWKLVWLQGGERVPLAEGGYVTTRGGRVGRVAPDGTWHPVERGDEAVFGDTLFAPPPGSANRTMPGILGAYKLDTGSGIYLHGTPELASVGRPATHGCLRLLDGDLEYLYRHVSVGTPIYIY from the coding sequence ATGCTCAGACGCTTCCCGACCCTCGCCGCGGCCCTGGCGGCGCTCGCCCTGGCCGCTCCCGCCGCTGCGCAGCCCGCGCAGCCGGCCCCGCCCGTGCCCCTTCCCGGCCCCGAAGCCAGCGCCGGGCCCGCCTCGCCGCTGCGCGACCAGGCGCTGAACGCGCGCGGCGTGCGGCTGGTGGTGTCGCTATACGACCGCCAGGTGTGGCTGATGGACGGCCGCATCGCGCTCTACACCGCCCCCGTCGCCGTCGGCAAGGAGGTGGTGATGGAGTACGAGGGGCGCGTGTGGGACTTCACCACCCCGCGGGGCATCCGGCGGGTGCTGGGGAAGGAGCGCAACCCGATGTGGACCGCGCCCGACTGGCACTACGTGGAGCTGGCGGCCATGCAGGGATGGAAGCTGGTGTGGCTGCAGGGCGGCGAGCGCGTGCCGCTGGCGGAGGGGGGATACGTCACCACGCGCGGCGGCCGGGTGGGGCGCGTGGCCCCGGACGGAACGTGGCACCCGGTGGAGCGCGGCGACGAGGCCGTGTTCGGCGACACCCTCTTCGCGCCGCCGCCGGGATCGGCGAACCGCACCATGCCGGGGATCCTGGGCGCCTACAAGCTCGACACCGGCAGCGGCATCTACCTGCACGGCACGCCGGAGCTCGCCTCCGTGGGCCGCCCCGCCACCCATGGATGCCTGCGCCTGCTGGACGGCGACCTCGAGTACCTCTACCGCCACGTCTCCGTGGGCACGCCCATCTACATCTACTGA
- a CDS encoding PEP-CTERM sorting domain-containing protein: MAPYRHIHLLLALVAATLAVALPRAVAAQGPAAPDGGGDATAVAAPAESGGSSDAAAAPAAAAPRHGSLGDYFTDFVDQGHAEARPWNPAEAADPDTMKVRVCKDLTLCYVATRTPSVDLVMVPSVRPFVIEETPVPEQPPVVNRARPFPYWWGFIPLVGGGLTLGHGGHGDTPPPPPPPPPPEPPPPPPPPPPPPPPPPPPVVPEPSTLILVGSGLAALAAARKRKRRREGQAGPK, encoded by the coding sequence ATGGCGCCGTATCGCCACATCCATCTGCTCCTGGCCCTGGTGGCCGCCACGCTCGCCGTGGCGCTGCCGCGGGCCGTCGCGGCCCAGGGCCCCGCCGCGCCCGACGGCGGCGGCGACGCCACCGCCGTGGCCGCACCCGCGGAGAGCGGCGGCAGCTCCGACGCCGCCGCCGCGCCTGCCGCAGCCGCTCCGCGCCACGGAAGCCTGGGCGACTACTTCACGGACTTCGTGGACCAGGGCCACGCCGAGGCCCGGCCCTGGAACCCCGCGGAAGCGGCCGACCCCGACACCATGAAGGTCCGCGTCTGCAAGGACCTTACACTGTGCTACGTGGCCACGCGGACCCCGTCCGTGGACCTGGTCATGGTGCCGTCGGTGCGCCCCTTCGTGATCGAGGAGACGCCGGTGCCCGAGCAGCCGCCGGTGGTGAACCGCGCGCGGCCGTTCCCCTACTGGTGGGGATTCATCCCCCTGGTCGGCGGCGGGCTGACGCTGGGGCACGGCGGGCACGGGGACACGCCGCCTCCACCGCCGCCTCCTCCTCCACCGGAGCCGCCCCCACCGCCGCCGCCTCCACCTCCGCCGCCGCCTCCACCCCCGCCGCCGGTGGTGCCGGAGCCGTCGACGCTGATCCTGGTGGGGTCGGGGCTGGCCGCGCTGGCCGCCGCCCGCAAGCGCAAGCGCCGCCGCGAGGGGCAGGCCGGACCGAAGTAG
- a CDS encoding carboxypeptidase-like regulatory domain-containing protein, with product MVHLSRLSLVPLLAALLALAPPLRAQSLTAGALGGVARDARGTPVAGALVTVTDAAGGSARVATTGAGGGFAMRLLVPGTYEVLVERIGFRPLRVTGIPVSPGQTTQVDAALTADAAATSVDASAYRAGVRGGFGPPAGLRFGAAELAAFPAERRELGTLAGFAPLLAPGGELGAGPSVVVDGVAFHSVALPAGVPDPLGSAAFAWRFLERAEVLAAPVDVEWGGAAPVTLHAFTRRGGRVFAADAGAWWSGGSLQATDAFAAGGSHSALEGGATLGGPLGQGAGQFVVGAEVRSLESPLQLASRSGELVSSLTTLALDSFGVALHGTPGQVKTNTGSGFARFDWRTAGGQAFSFRAAGATLLSPQRRAFTDLAEGGGNAKGSDLLASAEAAVPLDDDVGVEVRGTFESSSRDYTSGDSAFTLTRVVSGALGFGAHEGFPGRFGRTSAGGSAVAHVRAGQHQLKAGGGADFVHHDRAYAPGAAGEFTFSGADDFARGRGVFAQTLGASSTAAFSVPRFYGFLQDTWTPAAGIELALGVRYDVEKVPAGDIPLDLDWGVRTGMATSNVRPSASRIAPRGSLTIAPPGGGWRLRAEGGIYTGESDPGVLAEAVGSGATLRVRRGVDVPWSWGAAPDSASVPGTARTLTILTPEWGPPRAARAGLSLSTALPGATALHVDAEWRRTDFLPRRADLNLLPEASGADQYGRPLFGTLVQRGTLLLAQPGTDRRFTAFDRVSAIDLDGWLEWMALSVAVERRPTAGLRLLAGYTFSRTRDNLLAADGITPGGLPVPFLAEGTDWSEGRSSLDAPHRGVLLAEVRGAGGRTPSLAAVYRVRSGDPFTAGFRAGVDANGDGSVANDPAFVDPSITGYSAVAASWACLRSQEGGFAVRNACRGPIVHSLDLRAGVDLLRRGPHAARLTVDGLNLLGGERGPVDGALFLVDPTRALSTDAQGKIVVPLVANPGFGEPLLRRATGRTLRIGLQLAY from the coding sequence ATGGTCCACCTGTCCCGCCTTTCCCTGGTGCCGCTCCTGGCGGCCCTCCTCGCCCTCGCCCCCCCGCTCCGCGCGCAGAGCCTGACGGCCGGCGCGCTGGGCGGCGTGGCCCGCGACGCCCGCGGCACCCCCGTGGCCGGCGCGCTGGTGACGGTGACCGACGCCGCCGGCGGCTCGGCGCGCGTGGCCACCACCGGCGCCGGCGGCGGCTTCGCCATGCGCCTGCTGGTGCCGGGAACGTACGAGGTGCTGGTGGAGCGCATCGGCTTCCGCCCGCTGCGCGTCACCGGCATCCCCGTCTCGCCCGGCCAGACCACGCAGGTGGACGCGGCGCTGACCGCCGATGCCGCCGCCACCAGCGTCGACGCGTCCGCCTACCGCGCGGGGGTGCGCGGCGGCTTCGGCCCGCCCGCCGGGCTGCGCTTCGGCGCGGCGGAGCTGGCGGCCTTCCCCGCCGAGCGCCGCGAGCTGGGAACGCTGGCCGGCTTTGCCCCGCTCCTGGCGCCCGGCGGCGAGCTCGGCGCCGGGCCCAGCGTGGTGGTGGACGGCGTGGCCTTCCACTCGGTCGCCCTCCCCGCCGGCGTCCCGGACCCGCTGGGGAGCGCGGCCTTCGCCTGGCGCTTCCTGGAGCGCGCCGAGGTGCTGGCGGCGCCCGTGGACGTGGAGTGGGGCGGCGCCGCGCCGGTCACGCTGCACGCCTTCACCCGCCGCGGCGGCCGCGTCTTCGCGGCCGACGCCGGGGCGTGGTGGTCGGGCGGCTCGCTGCAGGCCACCGACGCCTTCGCCGCGGGCGGCTCGCACTCGGCGCTGGAGGGCGGGGCCACGCTGGGCGGCCCGCTGGGGCAGGGCGCCGGGCAGTTCGTGGTGGGCGCCGAGGTGCGCTCGCTGGAGTCGCCGCTGCAGCTGGCCTCGCGGAGCGGCGAGCTCGTCTCCTCGCTCACCACGCTGGCGCTGGACTCGTTCGGCGTGGCGCTGCACGGCACGCCCGGGCAGGTGAAGACGAACACCGGCTCGGGGTTCGCGCGCTTCGACTGGCGCACCGCCGGCGGGCAGGCGTTCTCCTTCCGCGCCGCCGGGGCGACGCTTCTCTCTCCCCAGCGTCGCGCCTTCACCGACCTGGCCGAGGGCGGCGGGAATGCGAAGGGAAGCGACCTGCTGGCGTCTGCCGAGGCGGCCGTGCCGCTGGACGACGATGTGGGGGTGGAGGTGCGGGGGACCTTCGAGAGCAGCAGCCGCGACTACACCTCGGGCGACAGCGCCTTCACCCTCACCCGCGTCGTCTCCGGGGCGCTGGGCTTCGGCGCGCACGAGGGGTTCCCGGGGCGCTTCGGGCGGACCTCGGCGGGCGGCTCGGCGGTGGCGCACGTGCGCGCGGGCCAGCACCAGCTCAAGGCGGGCGGCGGCGCGGACTTCGTGCACCACGACCGCGCCTACGCCCCCGGCGCCGCGGGCGAGTTCACCTTCTCCGGGGCGGACGACTTCGCGCGCGGCCGCGGCGTGTTCGCGCAGACGCTGGGCGCGTCGAGCACCGCCGCCTTCTCCGTTCCCCGCTTCTACGGCTTCCTGCAGGACACGTGGACGCCGGCGGCCGGAATCGAGCTGGCGCTGGGGGTGCGCTACGACGTGGAAAAGGTCCCCGCGGGCGACATCCCCCTGGACCTGGACTGGGGGGTACGCACGGGGATGGCCACCTCCAACGTCCGCCCCAGCGCCAGCCGCATCGCCCCGCGCGGCTCGCTCACCATCGCCCCCCCGGGCGGCGGATGGCGGCTGCGCGCCGAGGGCGGCATCTACACCGGCGAGTCCGACCCGGGCGTGCTGGCCGAGGCGGTGGGGAGCGGCGCCACGCTGCGCGTCCGCCGCGGGGTGGACGTTCCCTGGTCGTGGGGCGCGGCGCCGGACTCGGCCTCGGTTCCCGGCACGGCGCGGACGCTCACCATCCTCACCCCCGAGTGGGGGCCGCCCCGCGCCGCGCGCGCCGGCCTCTCGCTGAGCACCGCGCTCCCCGGCGCGACCGCGCTCCATGTCGACGCGGAATGGCGGCGCACCGACTTCCTCCCGCGCCGCGCGGACCTGAACCTCCTTCCCGAGGCTTCGGGCGCGGACCAGTACGGCCGCCCGCTCTTCGGCACGCTGGTGCAGCGCGGCACGCTCCTCCTGGCGCAGCCGGGAACGGATCGCCGCTTCACCGCCTTCGACCGGGTGAGCGCCATCGACCTGGACGGGTGGCTGGAGTGGATGGCGCTGAGCGTCGCGGTCGAGCGCCGCCCGACCGCCGGGCTCCGCCTCCTGGCCGGCTACACCTTCTCGCGCACGCGCGACAACCTCCTCGCGGCCGACGGCATCACCCCCGGTGGCCTTCCGGTCCCCTTCCTGGCGGAAGGCACCGACTGGAGCGAGGGGCGCTCGTCGCTCGACGCGCCGCACCGCGGCGTGCTGCTGGCCGAGGTGCGCGGCGCGGGCGGGCGGACGCCGAGCCTGGCCGCCGTGTACCGCGTCCGCTCGGGCGACCCCTTCACCGCCGGCTTCCGCGCGGGGGTCGACGCGAACGGCGACGGCTCCGTGGCGAACGACCCCGCCTTCGTCGATCCGTCCATCACCGGCTACTCCGCCGTGGCCGCGAGCTGGGCCTGCCTGCGCTCGCAGGAGGGCGGCTTCGCGGTGCGCAACGCCTGCCGCGGCCCCATCGTCCACTCGCTGGACCTGCGCGCCGGGGTAGACCTGCTGCGCCGCGGCCCGCACGCCGCGCGGCTGACGGTGGACGGGCTGAACCTGCTGGGCGGCGAGCGCGGCCCGGTAGACGGCGCGCTCTTCCTGGTCGATCCCACCCGCGCGCTGTCGACGGACGCGCAGGGGAAGATCGTGGTTCCCCTCGTGGCCAACCCCGGGTTCGGGGAGCCCCTCCTGCGCCGCGCCACCGGGCGTACGCTGCGAATCGGCCTTCAGCTCGCCTACTGA